The Shewanella sp. MTB7 genome includes a window with the following:
- a CDS encoding terminase large subunit domain-containing protein, with protein MKENRKSRYSEDIKQQAKDLYLACLTPKEIAEHLSINSVRTVYNWINSECWNTLLSAFSVQKQLEQRITQLTNRDLKKKTELDEIDRLVANLIKLQAANAKLREHDVSLREREAAIANGGYGAAAGETGNKKKKKKRKNDIPDIDDPRWQDWISCLYSYQLVHFQARHLKERWTIKSRQIGFTFEAAGEALHVAVETGRNQTFLSASKAQAYVFRSYITNLAEKYFGIELKGDPIRLPNGAELRFIGTNRNTAQSYSSDLYIDEACWIGKFEGIYETAGAMSTLKDRRITVFSTPSTRQHGAYRVWSGAYWKKGDATRADIPFPSKDTLRKHPQVCPDKRWRYVVTAQDAVDGGNPNIDIEDLRERCSKDAFQYLYCGEFIDEADSLFALSALTKCIRDNGWSDVDLSSTRPYGDNPVAIGYDPARTGDLARCYVLSIPQTKAEAFRVLESFEYRGFHWSYQAEQIKKLTERYNVQHIGVDCSGIGSGVAEMVQAFFPRVMKIAYTQQSKQTLVLKVMDLISTSRLKWPATFETIAPSFMAIKRKQTGHGTMTFAADRTEETGHADDFFAIAHAVACEGLNASMQRQSTIRVNL; from the coding sequence ATGAAAGAAAACCGTAAAAGTCGATATTCAGAAGACATTAAACAGCAGGCCAAAGACCTGTATTTGGCATGCCTGACCCCCAAGGAAATTGCTGAACATCTTTCAATCAATAGTGTTAGAACAGTATACAACTGGATCAATAGCGAATGCTGGAACACATTGTTATCGGCATTTAGCGTACAAAAACAACTAGAACAGCGTATTACGCAGCTCACCAACCGCGATCTAAAAAAGAAAACAGAACTTGATGAAATCGACCGTCTTGTTGCGAACCTCATTAAGTTGCAAGCTGCTAATGCAAAGCTGCGTGAGCACGATGTATCGCTTCGAGAACGAGAGGCTGCTATTGCGAACGGTGGCTATGGCGCAGCTGCTGGCGAAACGGGCAATAAGAAGAAAAAGAAAAAACGAAAGAATGATATTCCAGATATTGACGATCCACGTTGGCAAGACTGGATTAGTTGCCTCTACAGTTATCAGTTGGTGCATTTTCAGGCTCGCCACCTTAAAGAGCGCTGGACCATTAAGTCACGTCAAATCGGTTTCACGTTTGAGGCCGCAGGCGAAGCACTTCATGTGGCGGTGGAGACGGGCCGCAACCAAACCTTTTTATCTGCGTCAAAGGCGCAAGCTTATGTATTTAGATCTTACATTACCAATCTAGCAGAGAAGTATTTTGGCATAGAGCTTAAGGGCGATCCCATTCGCTTACCCAACGGGGCCGAATTGCGCTTTATTGGCACTAACCGAAATACCGCGCAATCCTATAGTTCAGATTTATACATCGATGAGGCGTGTTGGATAGGTAAATTCGAGGGGATTTACGAAACAGCCGGCGCAATGAGTACCTTAAAAGACCGCCGTATCACTGTTTTTTCAACGCCATCCACTCGTCAGCATGGCGCTTATCGAGTGTGGTCTGGTGCGTACTGGAAGAAAGGCGATGCCACTCGCGCCGATATTCCATTCCCCTCAAAAGACACGCTACGTAAACACCCTCAAGTGTGTCCCGATAAGCGCTGGCGTTACGTTGTTACAGCGCAAGATGCTGTAGATGGCGGCAACCCTAATATTGATATTGAGGACTTGCGGGAGAGATGCAGTAAAGATGCGTTTCAATATCTTTATTGCGGCGAGTTTATTGATGAAGCGGACAGTCTTTTTGCACTGAGTGCGCTCACTAAGTGCATTAGAGATAATGGCTGGTCAGATGTTGACTTATCGTCAACACGGCCGTATGGCGACAACCCTGTCGCTATTGGTTACGACCCCGCAAGAACGGGCGATTTAGCTAGGTGTTATGTACTCAGTATTCCGCAAACCAAAGCGGAGGCGTTCAGGGTACTTGAGTCGTTTGAATACAGGGGCTTTCATTGGTCTTATCAAGCCGAACAGATAAAAAAATTAACGGAACGCTACAACGTCCAACATATCGGTGTGGATTGCAGCGGTATTGGTAGCGGTGTGGCTGAAATGGTGCAAGCCTTTTTCCCAAGGGTGATGAAGATTGCATACACCCAGCAAAGCAAACAAACGTTAGTACTGAAAGTGATGGATTTGATTAGTACTAGCCGGCTTAAATGGCCAGCGACATTTGAAACCATCGCGCCCTCCTTTATGGCGATTAAGCGAAAACAAACAGGCCACGGAACAATGACATTCGCCGCTGACCGAACAGAAGAAACGGGGCATGCGGATGATTTTTTCGCAATTGCACATGCTGTTGCATGCGAGGGGTTAAATGCCAGCATGCAGCGACAATCAACGATACGAGTAAATTTATAA
- a CDS encoding phage portal protein has product MAKKGKKHFHAKETELQQSSSTAFEFGGIERVDTTNPAACADVEFDEGEQFYTPPIEPDALSKLLTANSYHGAIVEARTRMLSKDYVETLGLPFFDMMNLCKDLVTFGNGYLQVFRNAFGTPVKLGHVLSQYTRKGKADRFCRLNDDDSRTWYRPGEIYQIKLYDTRQNIYGLPDYLSGIESALLSQDATQFRRRYYKNGMHMGFILYMTDPYLTPEAEDALEDALKKSRGVGNFSSMLINIPGGQEKGVQLIPVGNIGTKDEFEGIKKMSSQEVIVAHRYPAGLSGILPPEGSSLGNPLQYGEMYFENEVRPMHKLIAGINMHLPSTMHIKFEQPIRAQ; this is encoded by the coding sequence ATGGCCAAAAAGGGAAAGAAGCATTTCCATGCAAAAGAAACCGAATTACAGCAATCGTCGTCAACTGCATTCGAGTTTGGTGGGATTGAGCGAGTAGATACCACTAATCCTGCTGCATGTGCAGATGTTGAGTTTGATGAGGGTGAGCAGTTTTACACGCCACCGATAGAGCCTGATGCATTATCAAAACTCTTGACGGCGAACTCCTATCACGGGGCGATTGTTGAGGCACGTACTCGTATGCTGTCTAAAGATTATGTCGAAACGCTCGGTTTACCTTTTTTTGACATGATGAATTTGTGTAAAGATTTAGTCACCTTTGGCAATGGTTATCTACAGGTATTTAGAAACGCCTTTGGCACACCGGTTAAGCTTGGCCATGTGCTATCTCAGTACACTAGAAAAGGAAAAGCTGACCGCTTTTGTCGGCTCAATGATGATGACTCTCGCACATGGTATCGCCCTGGTGAGATATATCAAATCAAGCTCTATGACACGCGTCAAAATATTTATGGTTTACCTGATTACTTATCAGGGATTGAATCGGCACTCTTATCGCAAGATGCAACACAGTTTAGGCGCCGGTATTACAAGAACGGCATGCACATGGGCTTCATTTTATATATGACCGACCCATATCTAACGCCCGAAGCAGAAGATGCTTTAGAAGATGCACTCAAGAAATCGCGCGGGGTAGGCAACTTCTCATCGATGTTGATCAACATACCAGGCGGACAGGAAAAAGGGGTGCAGTTAATCCCTGTTGGCAATATTGGAACCAAGGATGAATTTGAAGGCATAAAAAAAATGTCTTCTCAAGAAGTGATTGTGGCGCATCGCTACCCGGCAGGTCTAAGCGGTATTTTACCGCCGGAGGGTTCAAGTCTTGGCAACCCTCTTCAGTATGGTGAAATGTATTTTGAAAATGAAGTGAGGCCGATGCATAAACTCATCGCGGGAATAAACATGCACCTACCATCAACAATGCACATCAAATTTGAACAACCAATAAGGGCGCAATAA